The region GATGCaatgaaaatgaactttttagAAAAGCCAGGTAAACCTTGCAACTTTTCCTAAAAAAACTTTTGCTCTctcaaaagctaagccaaacacccgcTCAACCGTCTCTTaacagatttttttttttttaaatttaatcaaCAGATAAATTGTCTATTTTCTCATGTAATCAAAGTTGACTAATATAGAATGAGATTAAATAGTTTGTAATATCAATGTCAAAGTTACATATATTTTCGAATGCCTCTACTtataatacataataaataaataaaccaatTACGTTTCGATTGGATTTTAATTAAATTTGGATTACTCTTATTTATATTTGAAAACCATAATCAATTCCAATTCGGTTGATTGGATTTGATTGAATCAATCCATTGAAACAAACGTCCTACATTTAACAACCAAACACACCAATTTCTCAAACTCCAAAACCATAAACCAAACATGCCTAAAAACAATGCGAGGAGAAGAAACAAGAAGAAAATGGagtaaaaatcattttatttccgctaataataataataaaattacaacATGTAGGCCGTTTAAGAAAAGTCCAAAATCTCGAATTGCTACAAAACCAGAGACCCTATTTGGTCACAAATATCATTCATCATCATATGGACATACCTTGTGGTGCAGCAGCCATGGGTGCCTTAGGTTTAGGCTTTTCCACAACAATTGCTTGTGTGGTCAAAACCATTCCTGCAACCGAAGCTGCATTCTGCAAAGCACATCTTGTAACCTTTGCAGGATCAATAACTCCTGATTCCACCAGATTCTCATACTTATCTGTCATTGCATTGTATCCCATTTCCCATTCGCTTTCCTTCACCTTTTCCACCACCACTTCCCCTTCAACTCCCGCGTTCTGTGCAATCAGTGATGCCGGTGACACCAATGCctacattccattccattccaatcAATTATAAGCTATAGTTGAAAAGCTACTATGAGTAGGTTTTTGAAAAGCTGCCTTGTAAGATAACTTTTTTAAAGAGTGTATAAAACAAACAACATGAAGGATAAACTAAACAAACCATTTTATACCTTTTGAATGATATCAGCACCCAATCGTTCATCAGCATCTTCAATTGTCTCTTTAATCGCTGGAACCAAAGTGGATAAATGCACAAATGCAGCACCACCTCCAGGAACAATACCTTCTTCAATGGCAGCAAATGTTGCATTTTTAGCATCTTCAATTCTAAGCTTTCTGTCTTCCAATTCTGTTTCAGTTGCAGCACCAACTTTAATAACTGCAACTCCACCAGACAACTTTGCAATTCTTTCTGATAATTTCTCAGAATCATAAACCGAATCAGTCTCAGATAACTCCTTTTTGATCTGAGCAATTCTTGATTGGATTTCATCTTTTGATGCAGCATCAGCAATCATGGTGGTTGAGTCTTTAGTGATTGTGATCTTTCTAGCTATTCCAAGTTGCTCAACAGAAGCATTCTCAACAAGTAACCCCAAGTCACTTGCTTGATACTCAGCTCCTAATAAAAAAAAAGATTCAGATTTcagattgactatgatgaaaggAGATgattatgaatttatgattaCCTGTCATGATTGCAATATCTTGAAGTAAAGCTTTTCTTCTTTCACCAAAACCAGGTGCTTTAATGGCTGCAACATTGAGGATGCCTCGAAGCTTGTTGACAACAAGAGTGGctaaagcttcacctgtcacatcTTCAGCTATGATCAACAATGGAGCTCTTAATTGTGTGGTTTTTTCGAGTAATGGGATGATCTCCTTGATTGAAGATATCTTTTGATCTGTGATTAGAACCCTAGCGTTTTCGAATTCAACCAGGAGTTTTTCGGGGTTGGTGACAAATTGTGGAGAGATGTATCCTCTATCAATCTGCAAACCATCAAGAAACAGATGTTAAATACTTTGATTTACACCTTTGTTTAGAATATAATTTGACATTCAAGTTACAAACCTCCATTCCTTCTTCAACATCAACGGTTGTTTCAAATGAGGA is a window of Lactuca sativa cultivar Salinas chromosome 1, Lsat_Salinas_v11, whole genome shotgun sequence DNA encoding:
- the LOC111886111 gene encoding ruBisCO large subunit-binding protein subunit alpha, which produces MASANAISTASILSSHKKGNFLDGSRRINLLQTAVNMRQSNRRFVVRAAAKDIAFDQKSRAAMQAGIDKLADVVGLTLGPRGRNVVLDEYGSPKVVNDGVTIARAIELPDAMENAGAALIREVASRTNDSAGDGTTTASVLAREIIKLGLLSVTSGANPVSLKKGIDKTVLGLIEELEKRARPVKGSEDIRAIASISAGNDDVIGAMIADAIDKVGADGVLSIESSSSFETTVDVEEGMEIDRGYISPQFVTNPEKLLVEFENARVLITDQKISSIKEIIPLLEKTTQLRAPLLIIAEDVTGEALATLVVNKLRGILNVAAIKAPGFGERRKALLQDIAIMTGAEYQASDLGLLVENASVEQLGIARKITITKDSTTMIADAASKDEIQSRIAQIKKELSETDSVYDSEKLSERIAKLSGGVAVIKVGAATETELEDRKLRIEDAKNATFAAIEEGIVPGGGAAFVHLSTLVPAIKETIEDADERLGADIIQKALVSPASLIAQNAGVEGEVVVEKVKESEWEMGYNAMTDKYENLVESGVIDPAKVTRCALQNAASVAGMVLTTQAIVVEKPKPKAPMAAAPQGMSI